One window of Trifolium pratense cultivar HEN17-A07 linkage group LG5, ARS_RC_1.1, whole genome shotgun sequence genomic DNA carries:
- the LOC123883096 gene encoding transcription factor TT2-like: MGRICPKEINKGAWSREEDDILSKYVSIHGEGKWQKVAQNAGLKRCGKSCRQRWLNYLKPGIKRGDISSDEEDMIIRLHRLLGNRWSLIAKRLPGRTDNEIKNYWNTNLSKKLQKQPTLSSLPSSSSFSLQHNRHKCGHVAPETPRPRRLKIVHQYKKNLENINGSECDQGSDETSIVDYLIDIDHQDHLMVVDDESNSKIPKMEDHKKVGSTNSTHSSSSPSHHCHLLEEKFEPLETLLDVELKKMASFLGLENDL; the protein is encoded by the exons ATGGGTAGAATATGTCCTAAAGAGATTAATAAAGGTGCTTGGTCTCGAGAAGAAGATGATATTCTTTCCAAATATGTTTCCATTCATGGAGAAGGAAAATGGCAAAAGGTTGCTCAAAATGCAG GTTTAAAGCGGTGTGGAAAAAGTTGCAGACAAAGATGGTTGAATTATCTCAAGCCAGGTATAAAGAGAGGCGACATCTCTTCGGATGAAGAGGATATGATCATAAGACTTCATCGTCTACTTGGTAACag ATGGTCTTTGATAGCTAAGAGGCTACCAGGACGAACAGACAATGAAATCAAGAACTACTGGAATACGAATCTATCAAAGAAGTTACAAAAACAACCTACATTATCATCATtgccatcttcatcttctttttcaCTTCAACACAATCGTCACAAATGTGGACATGTAGCACCAGAAACTCCAAGGCCTAGAAGATTGAAGATTGTTCATCAATACAAGAAAAATTTGGAGAATATTAATGGAAGTGAGTGTGATCAAGGGAGTGATGAAACTTCTATTGTTGATTATCTCATTGACATTGATCATCAAGATCATTTAATGGTTGTTGATGATGAGTCTAACTCAAAGATTCCAAAAATGGAAGATCATAAGAAGGTAGGTTCAACTAATAGTACTCATAGCTCATCATCACCTTCTCATCATTGTCATCTTTTAGAAGAGAAATTTGAACCTTTAGAGACTCTTTTGGATGTGGAGCTCAAGAAAATGGCTTCCTTTCTTGGACTTGAAAATGATTTATAG
- the LOC123883097 gene encoding transcription initiation factor TFIID subunit 12b: MAENVIGSPPSTMENPSSSNPTIPTPSPISQQQQQSPSIHMSSSSPSLSQDQQQQHSQLHSINNINPNPNPNSNVSNFQLQQSLQRSPSISRLNQIQPQQQQQQQQQQVVRQQLYGGQMNFGGSAAVSAQQQQLSGAGGVGIGGNASNLSRSALIGQSGHFPMLSGAGAGQFNLLASPRQKSGLVQSSQFSSGNSAGQSLQGMQQAIGMMGSSNLASQMRTNGALYAQQQQLRMTPAQIRQQLSQQASLNNQQVQGLPRSSSLAFMNSQLSGLSQNGQPAMIHNSLTQNQWLKQMPAMSGPASPLRLQQHQRQQQLASSGQLQQNSMTLNQQQLAQLLQQKSMGQAQLQQQQPSSQQQQQQQQQLLQQQQQQQSQLQASVHQQQQLQSPRMTGPTGQKSLSLTGSQPDATASGTTTPGGSSSQGTEAATNQVLGKRKIQDLVAQVDPHGKLDPEVIDHLLELADDFIDSVTTHGCILAKHRKSSTLESKDLLLHLEKNWDLTVPGYSSEEKKYQSRPLFNDLHKRRLDAVRTLMESSKLPESSINNSKDISRQGHPNPAASHHLMRPLSSDQLVSHSSTSQILQPMTRF; the protein is encoded by the exons atgGCGGAAAACGTAATCGGTTCACCACCTTCAACAATGGAAAACCCCTCTTCTTCAAACCCTACAATTCCAACACCTTCACCAATttcccaacaacaacaacaatctccTTCAATTCACATGTCATCTTCATCACCGTCTCTTTCTCAagatcaacaacaacaacattcaCAGTTACATAGTATCAATAACATTAACcctaaccctaaccctaattCTAATGTCTCCAATTTTCAACTTCAACAATCACTTCAACGTTCTCCTTCTATTTCTCGCCTTAATCAAATTCAACctcagcagcagcagcagcagcaacagcagcaaGTTGTGAGGCAGCAACTTTATGGTGGGCAAATGAATTTTGGTGGATCAGCTGCTGTTTCTGCTCAGCAACAGCAATTAAGCGGCGCTGGTGGTGTTGGTATCGGTGGTAATGCTTCCAATTTGTCGCGATCAGCTTTAATCGGACAGAGTGGTCACTTCCCTATGTTGTCTGGTGCCGGAGCAGGGCAGTTTAACCTATTAGCCTCG CCGAGGCAGAAAAGTGGTTTGGTGCAATCATCGCAATTTTCTTCGGGTAATTCTGCTGGACAGTCACTACAAGGAATGCAACAAGCAATTGGGATGATGGGGTCGTCCAATCTAGCCTCTCAAATGAGAACTAATGGAGCTCTTTATGCTCAGCAGCAGCAGCTTCGAATGACTCCGGCCCAAATTAGACAGCAGCTCTCACAGCAGGCTTCACTTAATAATCAACAG GTTCAAGGTTTACCAAGGTCATCGTCCCTTGCTTTTATGAATTCTCAGTTGTCTGGGTTGTCTCAGAATGGGCAGCCTGCCATGATACATAATTCTTTAACACAGAATCAGTGGCTCAAGCAAATGCCAGCAATGTCTGGCCCTGCCTCTCCGTTGCGTCTTCAACaacatcagaggcagcagcagctgGCTTCATCTGGTCAACTGCAACAAAACTCTATGACCCTAAACCAACAGCAATTAGCCCAATTGTTGCAGCAGAAGTCCATGGGGCAAGCTCAGCTTCAGCAGCAGCAGCCATCCTctcagcagcagcagcagcaacaacaacaactattacagcagcagcaacagcaaCAATCGCAACTACAAGCATCTGTTCATCAACAGCAACAACTGCAGTCTCCGAGGATGACAGGACCTACAGGTCAAAAGTCACTAAGTTTAACAGGATCGCAGCCAGATGCTACTGCATCTGGCACGACCACACCCGGCGGAAGTTCAAGTCAAGGAACCGAAGCAGCTACAAACCAAGTACTTGGAAAGAGAAAGATACAGGATTTAGTTGCACAG GTGGATCCACATGGTAAGCTGGACCCTGAAGTTATAGATCATCTTTTAGAGCTTGCCGATGACTTCATTGATTCT GTAACTACACATGGTTGCATTTTGGCAAAACATAGAAAATCATCAACTTTGGAGTCCAAGGATTTATTGCTACACCTAG agaaaaattgggatttgaCAGTTCCAGGATATTCAAGTGAAGAGAAGAAGTACCAGAGTAGACCT TTGTTCAATGACCTTCACAAGAGGCGACTAGATGCA GTTCGCACATTGATGGAATCTTCTAAACTCCCCGAATCAAGTATTAACAATTCTAAAGATATCAGTAGACAGGGACATCCTAACCCTGCAGCTTCCCATCACCTAATGAGACCCCTGAGTTCAGACCAGTTGGTTTCTCATTCAAGTACTTCTCAAATACTACAGCCGATGACGAGGTTTTAA
- the LOC123883098 gene encoding metallophosphoesterase 1-like isoform X2, whose protein sequence is MLLTLTASSEITTCPNSFGYVCQKSFESLKPDLLVVLGDVSAKGSKLTKSKWVSVLHQFYQMLGPFVDLPFHAILGDRDIGECSDLDANNVNWISRKLPGLDRSGCGAFEIGNVSFVSLNSVALLCDNSSLRFDVEKVIERESLELREETEAATKMTNHSNLSRDVNYNFFWRESTVLSGSGPVLLLHLPLDQTRNKQYSGNDAFERSSNTFIERLNLVPKNRDFIGTGLYNLLHTLPLNASEYILQALRPRIIFSAHRCTFSDHIHFDTTREIIVPAMSWNARDDPGFVIATFQKTGKAVSISYCSLARESHILIVYVSIIVLFCLACLKG, encoded by the exons ATGCTACTTACATTAACCGCTTCTTCAGAGATCACTACATGTCCAAATTCTTTCGG ATATGTC TGCCAGAAATCTTTTGAAAGTTTGAAGCCTGATTTGCTTGTTGTCTTGGGAGATGTTTCTGCGAAAGGTTCGAAGTTAACGAAAAGCAAATGGGTGTCAGTGCTCCATCAGTTTTACCAAATGTTGGGGCCCTTTGTTGATCTTCCATTCCATGCTATTCTCGGTGATAGGGATATTGGAGAATGCAGCGATCTTGATGCGAATAATGTTAACTGGATTTCTCGCAAGTTACCGGGATTGGATCGTTCTGGCTGCGGTGCATTTGAGATTGGCAATGTCAGTTTTGTTTCGCTGAATTCTGTAGCCTTGCTTTGTGACAACAGTAGTTTACGTTTTGATGTTGAAAAAGTAATTGAGAGGGAAAGTCTAGAACTTCGCGAGGAAACTGAGGCAGCAACGAAAATGACGAATCATTCCAACCTCTCTAGAGATGTTAACTATAACTTTTTCTGGAGGGAGAGCACCGTGTTATCTGGGTCAGGCCCTGTCCTTCTTCTGCACTTACCTTTGGATCAAACAAGAAACAAGCAGTATAGTGGCAATGACGCATTTGAAAGATCTTCTAACACTTTTATAGAACGGTTGAATCTAGTGCCAAAAAACAG GGATTTCATTGGGACCGGTTTGTATAATTTACTTCATACTCTCCCACTGAATGCTTCTGAGTACATTTTACAAGCTTTGCGACCAAG GATTATCTTCAGTGCTCACAGGTGCACGTTTTCTGATCACATCCATTTCGACACAACTCGAGAGATTATCGTCCCAGCAATGTCGTGGAATGCAAGAGATGATCCTGGATTTGTTATTGCCACTTTCCAAAAGACAGGAAAAGCTGTGAGCATCAGTTATTGCTCTCTTGCCAGAGAATCTCATATTCTTATAGTTTATGTTTCTATaatagttttattttgtttggctTGTTTAAAAGGATAG
- the LOC123883098 gene encoding metallophosphoesterase 1-like isoform X1 codes for MIIGLRLLPFIAIIFLVILEDKISTPVCNNHVEEVDDDLKVMMVADLLLLGSDATYINRFFRDHYMSKFFRKSFESLKPDLLVVLGDVSAKGSKLTKSKWVSVLHQFYQMLGPFVDLPFHAILGDRDIGECSDLDANNVNWISRKLPGLDRSGCGAFEIGNVSFVSLNSVALLCDNSSLRFDVEKVIERESLELREETEAATKMTNHSNLSRDVNYNFFWRESTVLSGSGPVLLLHLPLDQTRNKQYSGNDAFERSSNTFIERLNLVPKNRDFIGTGLYNLLHTLPLNASEYILQALRPRIIFSAHRCTFSDHIHFDTTREIIVPAMSWNARDDPGFVIATFQKTGKAVSISYCSLARESHILIVYVSIIVLFCLACLKG; via the exons ATGATTATTGGGTTGAGACTCTTACCTTTTATTGCAatcatttttcttgttatctTAGAAGACAAAATCTCAACGCCCGTTTGCAATAATCACGTTGAGGAAGTAGATGATGACTTAAAAGTCATGATGGTTGCTGACCTTCTTCTCTTAGGGTCTGATGCTACTTACATTAACCGCTTCTTCAGAGATCACTACATGTCCAAATTCTTTCGG AAATCTTTTGAAAGTTTGAAGCCTGATTTGCTTGTTGTCTTGGGAGATGTTTCTGCGAAAGGTTCGAAGTTAACGAAAAGCAAATGGGTGTCAGTGCTCCATCAGTTTTACCAAATGTTGGGGCCCTTTGTTGATCTTCCATTCCATGCTATTCTCGGTGATAGGGATATTGGAGAATGCAGCGATCTTGATGCGAATAATGTTAACTGGATTTCTCGCAAGTTACCGGGATTGGATCGTTCTGGCTGCGGTGCATTTGAGATTGGCAATGTCAGTTTTGTTTCGCTGAATTCTGTAGCCTTGCTTTGTGACAACAGTAGTTTACGTTTTGATGTTGAAAAAGTAATTGAGAGGGAAAGTCTAGAACTTCGCGAGGAAACTGAGGCAGCAACGAAAATGACGAATCATTCCAACCTCTCTAGAGATGTTAACTATAACTTTTTCTGGAGGGAGAGCACCGTGTTATCTGGGTCAGGCCCTGTCCTTCTTCTGCACTTACCTTTGGATCAAACAAGAAACAAGCAGTATAGTGGCAATGACGCATTTGAAAGATCTTCTAACACTTTTATAGAACGGTTGAATCTAGTGCCAAAAAACAG GGATTTCATTGGGACCGGTTTGTATAATTTACTTCATACTCTCCCACTGAATGCTTCTGAGTACATTTTACAAGCTTTGCGACCAAG GATTATCTTCAGTGCTCACAGGTGCACGTTTTCTGATCACATCCATTTCGACACAACTCGAGAGATTATCGTCCCAGCAATGTCGTGGAATGCAAGAGATGATCCTGGATTTGTTATTGCCACTTTCCAAAAGACAGGAAAAGCTGTGAGCATCAGTTATTGCTCTCTTGCCAGAGAATCTCATATTCTTATAGTTTATGTTTCTATaatagttttattttgtttggctTGTTTAAAAGGATAG